The genomic interval GCGGGGCGGTACTGGTCTCGATGCGGGTGAAGGTCGAGACCGGGACCAACTGGCCTCCGGGCGTTTTGATTTTCAAGTCGAGCAGCGGATCCAGTGTCGCCCGATCCTTGTCGCCGATCTGTGGAATGACCTTGTAGCTCCGGTCATAAAAGTTGAACCGATTCACGTACGCGCCACCGAGCAATGTGCCCAATTCCTGGCCGACGCGCGCCAGATCGAATCCCAGGTCGGCCAGCCGCTCACGATCGATCACGACCCGGGCCTCGGGCAAATCAATCTTGAGGTCCGTATCGACGTAGAGGAACTTCCCGCTCTGCCAGCCGGCTCCGAGCACCGCCCCCGTAATGTCCAGCAACTGCGCCGCTGGCAATTCGCTTTCCAGGATCAATTCCACGTCATACTGGCCGGGCGTCGGCAGCGGCGGATCGAGCCGTGGAAAGACTCGCAAGCCGGGAATTTGGGAGACCGCGCCATAGACCTGGCCATACATCATCTCCGTCGAACGAGATCGTTCGCGCCAATCCTTGGCCACCAAGCCGCCGAACCCTCCCCACGAAGATGTCAGCGACCAGGTGAAGCGCGCCTCGGGGAACGATCGGAGTGCGTCGATGACCTTCAAGGAATCCCGGTTGGTTGCCGCCACCGTCGAGTCCGGCGCCGCTTCGAGGAAGAGACTGATGTGACTCTGGTCTTCCACCGGCGCCAGCTCCTGTCGCGAGAACTGGTACAACGGCCAGGCCGCGACCATCACCAACAGGGCCGCGGCCACGATCGCCCAGCGCATCTCCAATGCGCCGTCGAGCAGACGTCCATACGCCGCGCGTGTGGCGTCGAAGACTCGATTCACGAGCTTGGTCAACCGCCCTTCCTTGCCTTCAGGATGGACGAAGTACGAACTCATCACGGGCGAGAGCGTGATCGCCACGACACCGGACAGAACCACGGCGGCAGCCAGCGTCATCGCAAACTCCAAGAACAACGATCCCGTCAACCCGCCTTGAAACCCGATCGGGGCATACACGGCAGCCAGCGTAATCGTCATGGCAATGATGGGTCCGACCAACTCGCGGGAGCCGAGCAGCGCCGCCTGCCGTCTGGTGTTCCCTTCACGGACATGCCGCTCGACGTTCTCGACGACCACGATCGCATCGTCCACCACCAACCCCACCGACAACACGATGGCGAGGATCGTCAATAGATTCAGACTGAAGCCGAACGCATACATAAAGATCGCCGCGCCGACCAACGACACCGGCATGGCCACCAACGGCACCAAAGCTGTCCGCACCGAGCCCATGAACAGAAACACCACCGTCGCGACGATCAGAATCGTTTCCCCGAGCGTCTTGGTAATTTCCGCCAAGGCGCTCCGCATGAACATGGTGCCGTCCCACACCAACTGCATGTCGATGTCTTTCGGCAGGGTGGGCCTGATGCGCTCCATTTCCTCCCGCAGGCCTTGGGCCACGTCGATCTCATTCGAACCCACAAGAGGCCAGATGCCGAGATACACGCCCTCCGTCCGATTGTACTTGGCGACCATGTCGGCTTCCTCAGCGCCATTCTCGACCCGCGCCACGTCTCTCAAGCGCACGATGGCTCCGCCGCGATCCGTGACGATAAGGTCCTCGAACTCCTCCGTGCTTCGTAGATCCGTATTCGCCAGGAGATTGACCTGCACCAAGTTGCCCTTCGTCCGGCCCACCGCAGCCAAGTAGTTGTTGCGCCGCAACGCCGCCTGCACATCGCCGGGCGAGAGGTTGTAGGCCGCAAGACGATCCGGATCGATCCAGACACGCATGGCGATCTGGCGGCCCCCCTCAATGGTCACACGTTGCACCCCGGTCAACGTCGCGAATTGCGGTTGGAGTGACCGCAACAGCCAGTCCGTCAACGCCGGCACCGTGCGATCAGGCGAGGTGAAACTCAGGTAAAACGAGGCGTAGGGACGATCGGCCCGCTGCACCTCCACGGCAGGCGGCTCCGCCTCCGCCGGCAGCTCCGACCTGACTTGTTGCAACCGGGCCGTCACCTCGGCCAACGCCGCCGTACTGTTGTGATTGAGTTTCAGATGGACCGTGACGGTACTGACGCCGGCCCGGCTGGTGGATTCCAGATAGTCGACGCCGCTGATGGCGGACACCACCCGTTCGATCGGCGTCGTCAGAAACCCTCGCACCGTCTCGGCACTGGCCCCGTAATAGACCGTGGTGATGACGATCGACGAACTTTCAATCTTCGGGTACTGCTGCACCGGGAGGGTGGTCAGCGCGCGCCAGCCGACGAGCACGATGACGAGGTTGATCACCACGGCCAACACCGGGTGCTTGATAAAGACATCGGTAAAGGAACGCATGGTCGTGCCTCTCTGACTCACGGTTGTCCCGACACGTGACTTGAATCGGACTGCATGTCCGGCCCGCCGGCGGCGACGACGAGTACGCCGTCCCGCAGT from Nitrospira sp. carries:
- a CDS encoding efflux RND transporter permease subunit; the protein is MRSFTDVFIKHPVLAVVINLVIVLVGWRALTTLPVQQYPKIESSSIVITTVYYGASAETVRGFLTTPIERVVSAISGVDYLESTSRAGVSTVTVHLKLNHNSTAALAEVTARLQQVRSELPAEAEPPAVEVQRADRPYASFYLSFTSPDRTVPALTDWLLRSLQPQFATLTGVQRVTIEGGRQIAMRVWIDPDRLAAYNLSPGDVQAALRRNNYLAAVGRTKGNLVQVNLLANTDLRSTEEFEDLIVTDRGGAIVRLRDVARVENGAEEADMVAKYNRTEGVYLGIWPLVGSNEIDVAQGLREEMERIRPTLPKDIDMQLVWDGTMFMRSALAEITKTLGETILIVATVVFLFMGSVRTALVPLVAMPVSLVGAAIFMYAFGFSLNLLTILAIVLSVGLVVDDAIVVVENVERHVREGNTRRQAALLGSRELVGPIIAMTITLAAVYAPIGFQGGLTGSLFLEFAMTLAAAVVLSGVVAITLSPVMSSYFVHPEGKEGRLTKLVNRVFDATRAAYGRLLDGALEMRWAIVAAALLVMVAAWPLYQFSRQELAPVEDQSHISLFLEAAPDSTVAATNRDSLKVIDALRSFPEARFTWSLTSSWGGFGGLVAKDWRERSRSTEMMYGQVYGAVSQIPGLRVFPRLDPPLPTPGQYDVELILESELPAAQLLDITGAVLGAGWQSGKFLYVDTDLKIDLPEARVVIDRERLADLGFDLARVGQELGTLLGGAYVNRFNFYDRSYKVIPQIGDKDRATLDPLLDLKIKTPGGQLVPVSTFTRIETSTAPRTLNRFQQRNAVRIFGGVKPGMTKDEALRVLETAAAAAAGSRTTLDFAGESRQIRHEGSALIVTLGFAVVLIYLVLAAQFQSFRDPLIVLLGSVPLAISGALVFSFLDLTTINIYSQVGLITLVGLIAKNGILIVEFANTLQARGLSKTAALREAAMTRLRPVLMTSAATVFGHLPLVLVSGPGAAARNSIGMVLVTGMTVGTLFTLFVVPVFYALIATRHQPAEELDAAEEPGLQLASAKG